From a single Centropristis striata isolate RG_2023a ecotype Rhode Island chromosome 14, C.striata_1.0, whole genome shotgun sequence genomic region:
- the LOC131984403 gene encoding uncharacterized protein LOC131984403, whose amino-acid sequence MQLDVPRSPAPPVRLFSVCPGAPHAPASQPPRPAPERAGRDGRRVPRAQLIKAKRITMSSAVATLAVPPRVKAEAGTAGPPRCPPGRPSTVPSGCRATVPPREAATAPRLGPLVVEGLRCGTTLSLRWERWAISRGYRLQFAAVPPRFAGIIHSQARGESVRVLQEEILSLLNKRAICVVPPAQCQSGFYSRYFLVPKRGGTGIRPILDLRALNKFLRKYKFRMLTHASLLRLVRQNDWFTSVDLKDAYFHIPIYPPHRKYLRFAFQGICYEYRVLPFGLSLSPRVFVRCTEAAIAPLRRQGIRLATYLDDWLLLAQSEQEARAHTRILMQHLVDLGFVINAEKSVLSPAQEIIFLGLSLDSVSFTARLSAERVRVFRTCLALFRPRKSVRFRLCLRLLGLMASAILVVRLGRLHMREFQLWVASCGLDPVRHGARMVPVTPGCARSLRHWRVPSFLTRGVPMGSVLSRKVVTTDASLTGWGGIHEGRSVRGVWSVGLQRSHINFLELSAVFLSLKHFLPSLIGQHVLVRTDNTTTVAYINRQGGLRSRQLHMLARRLILWSCGRLLSLRATHVPGVLNTGADLLSRGAPVYGEWTLHPEVVEQLWSRYGRAAVDLFASRENAQCALFYSLRGVDAPLGIDALARAWPRELLYAFPPLALIPPTLSRVREHGHALILVAPHWPAMHWLAEIYRLLCTQPWQLPLRRDLLSQGGGMVFHPHPERLALWAWPLSGLICQLGVSHSESLYDCKWRVFEEWCHRNGHVPLQCPVGVILSFLQDLIDNRKAFSTVKVYLAAIAACHVGFGKLTVGQHPLVCRFMKGARRLLPVSRPLVPPWDLAVVLEGLKGPPFEPLEGADLKHVSLKAVLLLALASAKRVSDIHALSVHPSCTQFFPGDVRMTLRPNPAFVPKVVGSCSPIDLVAFAASSGELRSHALCPVRAVRTYVDRTGGFRRSDQLFVSWASPHRGKPITKQRLSHWVVEAIALAYAGQGLQPPVGLRAHSTRGVATSWALFRGVSVQDICAAASWSSPLTFVRFYMLDVSAPCVASAVLMS is encoded by the exons ATGCAGCTGGACGTTCCCCGTTCTCCAGCCCCACCTGTTCGGCTTTTCAGCGTGTGCCCGGGGGCCCCCCACGCCCCCGCCTCCCAGCCGCCACGGCCTGCGCCAGAGCGAGCCGGGAGAGATGGAC GCCGAGTGCCGAGGGCGCAGCTAATAAAAGCCAAAAGAATCACAATGAGCAGCGCGGTGGCAACGCTCGCTGTTCCCCCTCGGGTAAAAGCCGAGGCGGGGACGGCGGGGCCGCCGCGCTGCCCACCCGGACGGCCGTCCACTGTGCCGTCCGGGTGCCGTGCCACTGTTCCACCACGGGAGGCCGCCACCGCACCGCGGCTGGGGCCTCTCGTGGTGGAGGGGCTGCGGTGCGGGACCACTCTCTCCCTCAGGTGGGAGAGATGGGCGATTTCGCGGGGTTACAGGCTGCAGTTCGCCGCCGTTCCTCCGCGTTTCGCCGGTATAATACACTCTCAGGCTCGGGGGGAGTCAGTTCGTGTTTTGCAGGAGGAAATCCTCTCGCTGTTAAACAAAAGAGCAATTTGTGTCGTTCCCCCCGCACAGTGTCAGAGCGGTTTTTACTCCAGGTATTTTCTGGTTCCCAAACGGGGGGGGACCGGTATTCGCCCTATCCTGGATTTACGTGCTCTGAACAAATTTCTCAGGAAATACAAATTCAGGATGCTTACACACGCATCCCTGTTGCGCCTTGTGCGGCAGAACGATTGGTTCACTTCTGTCGATCTGAAAGACGCGTATTTCCACATCCCGATCTATCCTCCCCACAGAAAGTATCTGAGGTTCGCTTTCCAGGGGATCTGCTACGAGTATCGCGTACTTCCCTTCGGCCTGTCTTTAAGCCCGAGGGTGTTTGTGCGGTGCACGGAAGCGGCGATAGCCCCGCTGAGACGGCAGGGCATTCGCCTGGCCACGTATCTGGACGACTGGCTGCTGCTGGCACAGTCGGAGCAGGAGGCCAGAGCGCACACGCGTATTCTCATGCAACACCTGGTGGATCTGGGTTTCGTGATAAACGCGGAAAAGAGCGTGCTGTCCCCAGCGCAGGAGATAATCTTTCTGGGATTATCCCTGGACTCGGTGTCTTTCACGGCGCGCCTCTCGGCGGAGCGTGTGAGGGTCTTCAGGACATGTCTCGCGCTTTTTCGTCCGAGGAAATCTGTTCGATTCAGGTTGTGTCTTCGGTTACTCGGGTTGATGGCGTCTGCCATTCTCGTAGTCCGTCTCGGTCGCCTCCACATGAGGGAATTCCAGCTGTGGGTGGCCTCATGTGGGCTGGACCCCGTGCGTCATGGCGCACGGATGGTGCCGGTCACGCCGGGGTGCGCCAGGTCGCTGCGACACTGGCGAGTCCCGTCTTTTCTGACCCGCGGGGTACCCATGGGCTCCGTTCTGTCCAGGAAGGTGGTCACTACGGACGCCAGCCTGACGGGATGGGGCGGGATTCACGAGGGCCGGTCTGTGAGGGGCGTCTGGAGTGTGGGCCTCCAGCGGTCTCACATAAATTTTCTGGAGCTTTCAGCGGTGTTCCTCTCCCTGAAACATTTTCTTCCGTCTCTCATAGGTCAGCATGTCCTGGTGAGGACGGACAATACGACGACGGTGGCGTATATCAACCGTCAGGGGGGTTTACGCTCCCGTCAGCTGCACATGTTGGCACGCAGACTGATCCTGTGGAGCTGCGGTCGTCTCCTCTCCCTGAGAGCGACGCATGTTCCGGGAGTCCTGAACACGGGCGCGGACCTGTTGTCCAGGGGCGCGCCAGTGTACGGGGAATGGACTCTGCACCCGGAGGTTGTGGAGCAGTTGTGGTCCCGTTACGGTCGGGCCGCGGTGGATCTGTTCGCGTCGCGAGAGAACGCGCAGTGCGCGCTGTTTTACTCTCTGCGCGGCGTGGATGCTCCCCTCGGCATAGACGCGTTAGCGCGCGCCTGGCCGCGCGAGCTTCTTTATGCGTTCCCTCCCCTAGCCTTGATACCCCCCACTCTGTCCAGAGTGAGGGAGCACGGCCACGCGCTGATTCTGGTAGCTCCGCATTGGCCTGCGATGCATTGGCTGGCGGAGATATATCGGTTGCTGTGCACCCAACCCTGGCAGCTCCCGCTGCGCAGGGACCTGCTGTCGCAAGGGGGGGGGATGGTCTTCCATCCGCACCCGGAGCGCCTGGCGCTCTGGGCTTGGCCCCTGAGTGGCTTAATCTGTCAGCTGGGGGTCTCTCACAGCGA GTCTCTGTATGACTGCAAGTGGAGGGTGTTTGAGGAGTGGTGCCACAGAAACGGCCACGTTCCTCTTCAGTGTCCGGTGGGGGTGATTTTGTCATTCTTGCAGGACCTGATTGACAATCGGAAGGCTTTCTCCACGGTTAAGGTGTACTTGGCGGCTATTGCCGCGTGCCACGTGGGGTTTGGGAAGCTGACGGTGGGCCAGCACCCGCTCGTTTGCCGTTTTATGAAGGGGGCGCGCAGGCTTCTCCCCGTGTCCAGGCCGCTGGTGCCGCCTTGGGACCTGGCTGTGGTTTTGGAGGGGCTCAAGGGCCCTCCGTTTGAACCACTGGAGGGGGCCGACTTGAAACACGTGTCTCTCAAGGCGGTGTTGTTACTGGCTCTGGCTTCGGCGAAGCGGGTTAGTGACATTCATGCGCTCTCGGTGCACCCGTCGTGCACTCAGTTCTTCCCGGGGGATGTGAGGATGACCTTGAGGCCCAACCCGGCTTTTGTGCCTAAGGTGGTGGGCTCATGTTCTCCTATTGACCTTGTGGCCTTTGCTGCCTCATCTGGTGAGCTGCGGTCGCATGCGTTATGTCCAGTCCGTGCTGTGCGCACCTATGTGGATAGGACTGGGGGGTTCAGGAGGAGCGATCAGCTGTTCGTCTCCTGGGCTAGTCCTCATAGAGGGAAGCCTATTACGAAGCAGCGCCTGTCCCACTGGGTGGTGGAGGCGATTGCTTTGGCCTATGCGGGTCAGGGTTTGCAGCCACCTGTGGGTCTGCGAGCGCACTCGACTCGGGGCGTGGCTACATCCTGGGCCTTGTTCAGGGGAGTGTCTGTTCAGGACATTTGTGCGGCGGCGAGTTGGTCCTCGCCTCTCACTTTTGTCCGCTTTTATATGTTGGACGTCTCCGCTCCTTGCGTGGCAAGCGCGGTGTTGATGTCCTGA